A stretch of the Alosa alosa isolate M-15738 ecotype Scorff River chromosome 16, AALO_Geno_1.1, whole genome shotgun sequence genome encodes the following:
- the LOC125309902 gene encoding proprotein convertase subtilisin/kexin type 5-like has protein sequence MTGCSFCPQEGLSQPLPCPPDEHTTQPGQSSCQRCNGTSGCQASRPTAWSRAEVQRSRPQQPCPAGMQLSEKEGVGCVKCQVGFYCIGGMAIQCPAGRYGAKEGLQRERDCSPCPAGFYCLEGSYRRPDSQFLCPAGFYCEEGTAVPHGSPCPAGTAGAQLGQTSRAACKRCVEGRFCPAGSVGPGLPCARGRYCPAGTLTEILCPRGTFTPHQGALRMKDCLRCPAGFYCPEGTSDPVPCQPGSFNPLDGQDSADDCRPCYPGKACTRVALKAPDVDCMPGFVCPPGSARPNLPANACPPGTLGNRTDLTDRTQCQLCPARFACLRGTGGIQRPPLACFPGHYCPIGSMFPTQHKCPPGTWSEHSGLESLRECQPCPRGWYCLSGTGAPSGRCSSGHYCPEGTMYGTQFPCPAGTFSTTIGNGQRADCLICPAGHYCKEGTSKPTACPLTTYRQLRGGQRPQDCPPCPAGYFCPLPATVQPRVCGVGSYSDEGSVECLPCRRGHYCSNETTSAEVMLSVMVCPPGFVCSQGLDREPQRSTVFCPIGFYCPGGGVNPNPIPCPNGTYSGQPGLRDEADCVSCPAGMYCFSQNQDQPVTEPTGSCPNGHFCPAGTGHPLSFPCPVGSFRNDSLGHGGESCVACPARHYCGTLASHTPNQCPQV, from the exons ATGACTGGAT GTAGTTTCTGCCCCCAGGAGGGCCTGTCGCAGCCTCTGCCCTGCCCGCCAGACGAGCACACCACCCAGCCTGGCCAGTCGTCATGCCAACGCTGCAATGGCACGTCCGGATGCCAGGCCTCGAGGCCCACGGCCTGGAGCAGGGCCGAGGTTCAGAGGTCACGACCCCAGCAGCCCTGCCCAGCAGGGATGCAGCTCTCGGAGAAGGAGGGGGTGGGCTGTGTGAAGTGTCaagtgg GGTTTTACTGCATTGGAGGCATGGCCATCCAGTGTCCAGCCGGACGCTATGGAGCCAAGGAGGgattgcagagagagagagactgctcaCCCTGTCCCGCAG GGTTCTACTGTTTGGAGGGCAGCTATCGCAGGCCCGACTCCCAGTTCCTGTGCCCGGCGGGGTTCTACTGCGAGGAGGGAACAGCAGTACCACACGGGTCACCTTGCCCTGCCGGAACTGCTGGAGCACAACTCGGCCAGACAAGTAGAGCAGCTTGCAAGCGATGTGTGGAGGGACGTTTCTGTCCTGCAG GTTCTGTTGGGCCAGGCCTGCCCTGTGCCAGGGGACGGTACTGCCCAGCTGGCACCCTGACAGAGATCTTATGTCCCCGTGGTACCTTCACTCCCCACCAGGGGGCGCTAA GAATGAAAGACTGCTTGCGGTGTCCAGCAGGGTTCTATTGCCCCGAGGGCACCAGTGACCCCGTGCCCTGCCAGCCGGGCTCCTTCAACCCCCTGGATGGGCAGGACTCCGCTGACGACTGCCGACCCTGCTACCCCGGCAAGGCCTGCACCAGAGTGGCACTGAAGGCTCCAGACGTCGACTGCATGCCAGG CTTTGTTTGCCCTCCAGGTTCGGCGCGCCCAAACCTACCTGCCAACGCCTGCCCCCCTGGCACCCTTGGCAACCGCACCGACCTAACAGACCGCACGCAATGTCAGCTGTGCCCCGCACGCTTCGCCTGCCTCAGAG GTACGGGTGGCATCCAGAGGCCACCTCTCGCCTGCTTTCCCGGGCACTACTGCCCCATTGGCAGCATGTTCCCCACGCAGCACAAATGCCCGCCGGGCACCTGGAGTGAGCACAGTGGGCTGGAGTCGCTGCGGGAGTGCCAGCCATGCCCCCGGGGATGGTACTGCCTCTCGGGCACAGGGGCGCCGTCAGGGAGGTGCAGCTCTGGACACTACTGCCCTGAAG GAACCATGTACGGCACCCAGTTCCCGTGCCCAGCGGGGACCTTCAGCACCACCATTGGCAACGGGCAGAGAGCTGACTGCCTCATCTGCCCCGCGGGGCATTACTGCAAGGAGGGCACCTCCAAACCCACAGCCTGCCCCCT GACGACGTACCGGCAGCTGAGAGGGGGCCAGCGGCCCCAGGACTGCCCCCCGTGCCCCGCGGGATACTTCTGCCCCCTGCCCGCCACCGTCCAGCCcagagtgtgtggagtgggcaGCTACTCG GATGAGGGCTCAGTGGAGTGCCTGCCGTGTCGGCGCGGTCACTATTGCAGCAACGAGACAACCAGCGCAGAGGTCATGCTGAGCGTCATGGTGTGTCCCCCCGGCTTCGTTTGCTCCCAGGGGCTCGACCGGGAGCCCCAGCGCTCCACCGTCTTCTGCCCCATCGGATTCTACTGTCCCGGAGGGGGCGTT AACCCTAACCCGATTCCCTGCCCTAATGGAACCTACAGTGGACAGCCGGGTCTGAGGGATGAGGCCGACTGTGTCTCGTGTCCCGCTGGGATGTACTGCTTCTCTCAGAACCAGGACCAGCCCGTCACAGAGCCA ACGGGTTCCTGCCCAAACGGGCACTTCTGCCCTGCTGGCACAGGGCATCCACTCTCATTCCCCTGCCCGGTGGGCTCTTTCAGGAACGACTCCCTCGGGCACGGAGGCGAGAGCTGCGTGGCCTGTCCAGCTAGGCACTACTGTGGCACCCTGGCCTCCCACACGCCTAACCAGTGCCCTCAGGTATGA
- the spa17 gene encoding sperm surface protein Sp17 has translation MSVPFSYTHLRVPQGFGALLEGLAREVLRDQPEDIPAYAANYFRSLLKARDETGEDPISWAARMEDRFNNRYSLKAPLHQDPTAARALLEHKLKAPDPVETREPRESRVQPAETGSPEIPEPEEEVDQDNTPQGAHVSMPQEPSMEKEGTLDSTPQGAWEEEGAQDSTVQGPVQDNTLQGRGQGATEPELLSEGLGGSGGVADVNVSSEELRGGGRGGPAEEAAEGGGSEEEEEVAKDGGVEEEVVDEEASMHTFDVDICRSELEPSSEASIGGIANVDVCAEELGGLQANQDPVSQGSVDKYSSMEASGSQLEEKQLDSSEQSQTLLETHPTGDGDKHGSGITPEDHGSEVRPEEETCVESHHEEHQQASDTSEVKPSKQAEAEAADSSEASDRESSREEGDGDRLVPGAGGVGGASDGESSQEGGGGDRLAPGKEGGVGSGHDEPGHVEGNREEGKGSGSEAGSGLDSESDVEETGTEKPDAPQDVDGSTSAEEREGNIMADSHGGELRGDGKVEAEDVSKPEDDDEDNGTETGKDALTSTLQDVSEIESTLPERSDDECDVTPAIDQQGDHAIISDQREESSDTLSRSKVKGHGDPDAVSGVSDEQPLSHRQESPLEKQQRNPEGSDSDSDSSKSEEENPEVLHPNQQDVTHPKQQDVFHPNQQDVFEQAREEECEQEACDKELDGDGDEEEQEPQQEQSVQRGGSEEGVGSGAGSDMDSEDKDPPGAAGEPALSLSGLSPHQIQSSMDPVSAEERSDQTAEDMKASDAGQDKSPHAQSGDSQGDAQEENKGDPKEECGQPQDEEDILDIPLDDPEANRAAAKIQAGFRGHMTRKKMKDDKDDKPEEVSSSGEALNGNQGNAGASEGADTEDTSVPEQ, from the exons ATGTCTGTGCCTTTCTCATACACTCACCTCCGAGTGCCCCAAGGGTTCGGGGCACTCCTGGAGGGTCTGGCCCGAGAGGTGCTGAGAGATCAGCCCGAAGATATCCCCGCCTACGCGGCCAATTACTTCAGAAGTCTCCTGAAGGCTAGAGATG AGACGGGAGAGGACCCAATATCATGGGCAGCCAGAATGGAGGACAGGTTTAATAATAGGTACTCCCTCAAG GCCCCTTTACATCAGGATCCCACAGCTGCCAGGGCCCTGTTGGA GCACAAGCTGAAAGCTCCTGATCCTGTGGAAACCAGAGAGCCTAGAGAGAGCAGAGTCCAGCCAGCAGAGACCGGCTCCCCTGAGATCCCTGAGCCGGAGGAAGAGGTGGACCAGGACAACACGCCTCAGGGGGCCCATGTCAGTATGCCTCAGGAGCCCAGTATGGAGAAGGAAGGGACTCTGGACAGTACTCCTCAGGGAGcctgggaggaggagggggcccagGACAGCACGGTTCAGGGACCGGTTCAGGACAACACGCTTCAGGGTCGGGGTCAGGGAGCGACTGAGCCGGAGCTGCTGTCAGAGGGCCTGGGTGGGAGTGGGGGGGTCGCTGATGTGAATGTCAGTTCAGAGGAGCTGAGGGGAGGAGGGCGCGGGGGGCCTGCTGAAGAGGCTGCAGAAGGAGGAGgctcagaggaggaggaggaggtggccaAAGATGGAGGTgttgaggaggaggtggtggatgaGGAGGCCAGTATGCACACATTTGATGTTGATATCTGCAGGTCTGAGTTGGAGCCGTCCTCAGAGGCGTCCATCGGCGGAATCGCCAACGTTGATGTGTGCGCAGAGGAGCTGGGAGGCCTGCAAGCTAACCAGGACCCCGTGTCTCAGGGAAGCGTAGACAAATACAGCTCAATGGAAGCTTCTGGAAGCCAGCTGGAGGAGAAGCAGCTCGACTCCTCAGAACAGAGCCAGACTCTGCTGGAGACGCACCCTACAGGAGACGGAGACAAGCATGGGAGTGGGATCACACCAGAGGATCATGGGAGTGAGGTCAGACCTGAGGAGGAGACATGTGTGGAAAGTCACCATGAAGAACACCAGCAGGCCTCAGACACCTCAGAGGTCAAACCGTCCAAGCAAGCTGAGGCAGAGGCTGCAGACAGTAGTGAAGCATCTGATAGGGAATCTAGCCGTGAGGAGGGTGATGGGGACAGACTTGTACCGGGAGCAGGGGGGGTTGGCGGGGCATCTGATGGGGAATCTTCCcaagagggtggtggtggggacagACTGGCACCGGGAAAGGAGGGAGGTGTTGGGAGTGGGCATGATGAGCCTGGGCATGTAGAGGGCAACAGAGAGGAGGGCAAGGGGTCAGGATCAGAGGCAGGGTCAGGGTTAGACTCAGAGTCGGATGTGGAGGAGACAGGTACAGAAAAACCTGATGCTCCTCAGGACGTGGATGGAAGCACGTCTGcagaggaaagggaaggaaacATAATGGCAGACTCACATGGAGGTGAACTCAGAGGAGACGGTAAGGTGGAGGCAGAGGACGTGAGTAAGcctgaggatgatgatgaggataaTGGGACAGAAACAGGTAAAGATGCCCTGACATCCACCCTACAGGATGTGTCTGAGATTGAGTCCACTCTGCCGGAGAGGAGCGATGACGAGTGTGATGTGACACCAGCCATAGATCAGCAGGGTGACCACGCAATAATCTCAGATCAGAGAGAGGAGTCTTCGGACACACTcagcaggtcaaaggtcaaaggtcatggtGACCCTGATGCAGTGTCAGGGGTCAGTGATGAGCAGCCATTGAGCCACAGGCAGGAGTCACCTTTGGAGAAACAGCAGAGGAATCCAGAAGGATCCGATTCTGATTCTGACAGCAGCAAGTCTGAGGAAGAGAATCCAGAGGTTttgcacccaaaccagcaggaCGTCACCCACCCAAAACAGCAGGATGTCTTTCACCCAAACCAGCAGGACGTCTTTGAGCAAgccagagaggaggagtgtgagcAGGAGGCCTGTGATAAGGAGCTGGATGGAGATGGCgatgaggaggagcaggaacCTCAGCAGGAGCAGAGCGTCCAGAGAGGGGGCAGTGAGGAGGGCGTCGGGTCAGGCGCAGGGTCAGACATGGACAGTGAGGACAAAGATCCTCCCGGAGCTGCTGGGGAACCCGCGCTGTCCCTCTCTGGCCTTTCACCACATCAAATCCAATCCAGCATGGATCCCGTGTCAGCTGAGGAGCGCTCAGATCAGACAGCTGAGGACATGAAGGCTTCTGATGCAGGACAAGACAAGAGCCCACACGCCCAGTCAGGAGACAGCCAAGGTGACGCACAGGAGGAAAACAAAGGTGACCCCAAG GAGGAGTGCGGCCAGCCTCAGGATGAGGAGGACATCCTGGACATTCCACTGGACGACCCTGAGGCCAACCGCGCTGCCGCCAAGATACAGGCCGGCTTCCGAGGTCACATGACTAGGAAGAAGATGAAGGATGATAAGGATGACAAGCCAGAGGAAGTGAGCAGCAGCGGAGAGGCTCTCAATGGTAACCAGGGCAACGCAG GGGCGTCGGAAGGGGCAGATACAGAAGACACATCGGTACCTGAGCAGTGA